A part of Melittangium boletus DSM 14713 genomic DNA contains:
- a CDS encoding MBL fold metallo-hydrolase produces MLTEVSAGPYTVRGISVGGVYTSLQVPELGVVLDAGVPIRSFAGTDRIFLSHGHSDHASALGSLLGIRCLIGKGPPQVFLPAEIETPLCESLAVQSRLLRASLDVETVPMRPGDTQHLGHGLFVRAFRTHHPVPSLGYQFFRRVSKLKPEHQGLPPEEIARRRKAGEPLFDEMDRLELAYATDTLSRVLESAPEVLHSRVLILECTFLGDKRTVSDAQERAHLHFDEILARAELFQNEALVLMHFSQAYSPEEVHAVIRAQTPEVLRERLRVFAPTSGRWFG; encoded by the coding sequence ATGCTCACCGAGGTCAGCGCGGGTCCCTACACGGTTCGAGGCATTTCGGTGGGCGGCGTATACACGTCGTTGCAGGTGCCGGAACTGGGCGTGGTGCTCGATGCGGGCGTGCCCATCCGCTCCTTCGCCGGAACGGATCGCATCTTCTTGAGCCACGGACACTCGGACCATGCGAGCGCGCTCGGGTCCCTGCTCGGCATCCGTTGCCTCATCGGCAAGGGGCCGCCCCAGGTGTTCCTGCCCGCGGAGATCGAAACACCCCTGTGCGAGTCCCTGGCCGTCCAGAGCCGGCTCCTGCGTGCCTCCCTGGACGTGGAGACGGTGCCCATGCGTCCGGGCGACACCCAGCACCTGGGACATGGCTTGTTCGTCCGCGCCTTCCGCACGCATCATCCGGTGCCCTCGCTCGGCTACCAGTTCTTCCGTCGCGTCTCCAAGCTCAAGCCCGAGCACCAGGGCCTGCCTCCGGAGGAGATCGCCCGGAGGCGCAAGGCGGGCGAGCCCCTGTTCGACGAGATGGATCGGCTGGAACTGGCCTACGCCACGGACACGCTCTCGCGCGTCCTGGAGAGCGCGCCCGAGGTGCTTCACAGCCGGGTGTTGATCCTCGAGTGCACGTTCCTCGGGGACAAGCGCACGGTGAGCGATGCCCAGGAGCGGGCGCATCTGCACTTCGATGAAATCCTCGCGCGGGCGGAACTCTTCCAGAACGAGGCGCTGGTGCTGATGCACTTCAGCCAGGCGTACAGCCCCGAGGAAGTGCACGCCGTCATCCGCGCCCAGACTCCGGAAGTGCTGCGCGAGCGGTTGCGCGTCTTCGCGCCCACATCGGGCCGCTGGTTCGGCTGA
- a CDS encoding catalase, with translation MSQRLQLTTEAGAPVSNNQHSQTAGAAGPVLLQDHHLLEKLARFNRERIPERVVHAVGSGAFGHFEVTNPDIARYTRMKLFNQKGKRTEVFLRFSTVAGSKGAPDTARDPRGFAVRFYTEDGNWDVVGNNTPVFFLRDGIKFPDFIHSQKYDPYSNTQEPDNVWDFFSHSPEATHQFTWLFGDRGIPATLRHMDGFGSHTFQWVNANNERFWVKFHFKTNQGIRTLTSQEAEAIGGKDPQHHQRDLYAAIERGEYPSWTLKAQVMPEADAATYRFNPFDLTKVWSHKDYPLIELGRLELNRTPDNFFADVEQAALDPAHFVPGIGPSPDRMLQARLFAYGDAARYRLGINHTQLPVNAPRGVPGGSRNYGRDGHMRFDGNGGRHKNYEPNSFDGPAQSNEASGLGVSVSGTTGTYVPVRHAEDNDYVQAGALYRLMSEEARERLVANISGSLAQVSREDIIQRAIEHFRNADEEYGSRIATAVHKLRHQR, from the coding sequence ATGTCCCAACGTCTCCAGCTGACCACCGAGGCCGGCGCTCCCGTCTCCAACAACCAGCACTCCCAGACGGCCGGAGCCGCGGGTCCGGTGCTGTTGCAGGATCACCATCTGCTCGAGAAGCTGGCCCGCTTCAACCGTGAGCGCATCCCCGAGCGCGTCGTGCACGCGGTGGGCTCGGGCGCCTTCGGCCACTTCGAGGTGACGAATCCCGACATCGCGCGCTACACGCGCATGAAGCTCTTCAACCAGAAGGGCAAGCGCACCGAGGTCTTCCTGCGCTTCTCCACGGTGGCCGGCTCCAAGGGCGCTCCCGACACGGCGCGCGACCCGCGCGGCTTCGCGGTGCGCTTCTACACCGAGGACGGCAACTGGGACGTGGTGGGCAACAACACCCCCGTCTTCTTCCTGCGCGACGGCATCAAGTTCCCGGACTTCATCCACTCGCAGAAGTACGACCCGTACAGCAACACCCAGGAGCCGGACAACGTCTGGGACTTCTTCTCCCACTCGCCCGAGGCCACGCACCAGTTCACCTGGCTCTTCGGGGACCGGGGCATCCCCGCGACGCTGCGGCACATGGATGGCTTCGGCTCGCACACCTTCCAGTGGGTGAACGCGAACAACGAGCGCTTCTGGGTGAAGTTCCACTTCAAGACGAACCAGGGCATCCGCACCCTCACCTCGCAAGAGGCCGAGGCGATTGGCGGCAAGGATCCGCAGCACCACCAGCGCGACCTCTACGCGGCCATCGAGCGCGGCGAGTACCCGTCCTGGACGCTCAAGGCCCAGGTGATGCCCGAGGCGGACGCGGCCACCTACCGCTTCAACCCGTTCGACCTCACCAAGGTGTGGTCTCACAAGGACTACCCGCTCATCGAGCTGGGCCGCTTGGAGCTCAACCGCACCCCGGACAACTTCTTCGCGGACGTGGAGCAGGCCGCGCTCGATCCTGCCCACTTCGTGCCCGGCATCGGCCCCTCGCCGGACCGCATGCTCCAGGCCCGGCTGTTCGCCTACGGGGACGCGGCGCGCTACCGCCTGGGCATCAACCACACCCAATTGCCCGTGAACGCCCCCCGGGGCGTGCCGGGCGGCTCGCGCAACTACGGCCGGGATGGCCACATGCGCTTCGACGGCAACGGCGGACGCCACAAGAACTACGAGCCCAACAGCTTCGATGGCCCCGCGCAGTCGAACGAAGCCTCGGGCCTGGGCGTCTCCGTGAGCGGCACCACGGGCACCTACGTCCCGGTGCGCCACGCCGAGGACAACGACTACGTGCAGGCCGGAGCGCTGTACCGGCTGATGAGCGAGGAGGCACGCGAGCGGCTCGTCGCGAACATCTCGGGCAGCCTCGCCCAGGTGAGCCGCGAGGACATCATCCAGCGCGCCATCGAGCACTTCCGCAACGCCGACGAGGAGTACGGCTCCCGCATCGCCACGGCCGTCCACAAGCTGCGCCACCAGCGCTAA
- a CDS encoding cellulose synthase family protein, producing the protein MTTVEIIFLGVYFSVLCVLAVYGSHRYRMAYLYYRHKFKLPTPRGTLTALPRVTIQLPIFNEMYVVERLVESVCRIDYPRELLEIQVLDDSTDETCGIARACVERQRQAGHDIVYVHRTNRQGFKAGALENGLATARGEFVAVFDADFVPAPDFLLRTVPFFADSQVGMVQVRWGHLNRDYSILTQAQSIFLDGHFIIEHTARNRSGCFFNFNGTAGIWRRVTISDAGGWQHDTLTEDLDLSYRAQMKGWQFIFLPEVISPAEVPVDMNAFKSQQHRWAKGSIQTARKLLPMILKSDLPFAVKREAFFHLTNNVAYLLMVLLSALMPLSMVVRFQHGLYGTLFLDLPFFLSATASVCFFYVAAQRERGAKGWERFKYLPFLMSLGIGMAINNARAVLEALLGQQSAFSRTPKTGAEGKKIVAVKKSYRGDKTLMPIIELSFALYFTGALWFAIDKHIYTSLPFILLFQLGFLYVGVSSLLQGRLKFSESAPSAVVAEEQTRRAA; encoded by the coding sequence ATGACCACTGTCGAGATCATCTTCTTGGGCGTGTATTTCAGCGTCCTGTGCGTGCTGGCGGTCTACGGATCGCACCGCTACCGGATGGCGTATCTGTACTACCGCCACAAGTTCAAGCTGCCCACGCCGCGAGGCACCCTGACGGCGCTGCCGCGGGTCACCATCCAGCTGCCCATCTTCAACGAGATGTACGTGGTGGAGCGCCTGGTGGAGTCGGTGTGCCGCATCGACTATCCGCGCGAGCTCCTGGAGATCCAGGTGCTGGACGACTCGACGGACGAGACGTGCGGCATCGCGCGGGCGTGCGTGGAGCGCCAGCGTCAGGCGGGCCACGACATCGTCTACGTGCACCGCACCAACCGCCAGGGCTTCAAGGCGGGCGCGCTGGAGAACGGCCTGGCGACGGCCCGGGGCGAGTTCGTGGCGGTGTTCGACGCGGACTTCGTGCCCGCGCCGGACTTCCTGCTGCGCACGGTGCCCTTCTTCGCCGATTCGCAGGTGGGCATGGTCCAGGTGCGCTGGGGCCACCTCAACCGCGACTACTCCATCCTGACCCAGGCGCAGAGCATCTTCCTGGATGGCCACTTCATCATCGAGCACACGGCGCGCAACCGCTCGGGCTGCTTCTTCAACTTCAACGGCACGGCGGGCATCTGGCGGCGCGTGACGATCTCCGACGCGGGCGGCTGGCAGCACGACACGCTCACCGAGGACCTGGATCTGAGCTACCGCGCGCAGATGAAGGGCTGGCAGTTCATCTTCCTGCCCGAGGTCATCTCCCCGGCCGAGGTGCCGGTGGACATGAACGCCTTCAAGAGCCAGCAGCACCGCTGGGCCAAGGGCTCCATCCAGACGGCGCGCAAGCTGTTGCCGATGATCCTCAAGAGCGACCTGCCCTTCGCCGTCAAGCGCGAGGCCTTCTTCCACCTCACCAACAACGTGGCCTATCTGTTGATGGTGCTGCTCAGCGCGCTCATGCCGCTGTCCATGGTGGTGCGCTTCCAGCACGGCCTGTACGGCACGCTGTTCCTGGACCTGCCCTTCTTCCTCAGCGCCACCGCGAGCGTGTGCTTCTTCTACGTGGCGGCCCAGCGCGAGCGCGGCGCCAAGGGGTGGGAGCGCTTCAAGTACCTGCCCTTCCTGATGAGCCTGGGCATTGGCATGGCCATCAACAACGCCCGCGCGGTGCTCGAGGCGCTGCTGGGTCAGCAGTCCGCCTTCTCACGCACGCCGAAGACGGGCGCCGAGGGCAAGAAGATCGTCGCCGTGAAGAAGAGCTACCGGGGCGACAAGACGCTCATGCCCATCATCGAGCTGTCCTTCGCGCTCTACTTCACCGGGGCGCTGTGGTTCGCCATCGACAAGCACATCTACACCTCGCTGCCCTTCATCCTGCTCTTCCAGCTGGGCTTCCTGTACGTGGGCGTGTCGAGCCTGCTGCAGGGCCGGTTGAAGTTCAGTGAGTCCGCGCCCTCGGCCGTGGTCGCCGAGGAGCAGACCCGCCGCGCGGCTTGA
- the thrS gene encoding threonine--tRNA ligase, with product MLDVHDHRSLGQRLDLFHLQEEAPGMVFWHPRGYLLYQLIEERVRRRMRREGYLEVRTPQLLSQPIWEKSGHWDNFRQNMFELSEEGARHHALKPVNCPGHIQLVQRMGPSYRDLPLRLGEFGLVHRSEPSGSLHGLFRLRQFTQDDGHIFCAEEQLSEEILRFCRSLHAFYVDFGFEHIEVAFSSRPAQRAGSDEVWDLAESLLLEAASRSGLHCRMQPGEGAFYGPKLEFVLKDRLGRDWQCGTIQLDLVLPERFDLSYVDASGQKRRPMMLHRAMLGSLERFIGILLEHHEGALPAWLAPEQVVVAPIGEEPVDFAERFAAKLREADCRVSVDARAESLSRKIVDAHQAGVPWLVVVGRREVEKNAVRLRRRDGGQEDLSLDDAVARLVAECRPAAAS from the coding sequence ATGCTCGACGTTCATGATCATCGTTCTCTCGGCCAGCGCCTGGACCTCTTCCACCTGCAGGAGGAGGCGCCCGGCATGGTCTTCTGGCACCCGCGCGGCTACCTGCTCTACCAACTCATCGAGGAGCGCGTCCGGCGGCGGATGCGACGCGAGGGCTACCTCGAGGTGAGGACGCCCCAACTGCTCTCCCAGCCCATCTGGGAGAAGAGCGGCCACTGGGACAACTTCCGCCAGAACATGTTCGAGCTCTCCGAGGAGGGCGCGCGCCACCACGCGCTCAAGCCGGTGAACTGCCCGGGCCACATCCAGCTCGTGCAGCGCATGGGGCCGAGCTACCGCGACCTGCCCCTGCGGCTGGGCGAGTTCGGACTCGTGCACCGCAGCGAGCCCAGCGGCTCGCTCCATGGCCTCTTCCGCCTGCGCCAGTTCACGCAGGATGACGGGCACATCTTCTGTGCCGAGGAGCAACTGAGCGAGGAGATCCTGCGCTTCTGCCGTTCCCTGCACGCCTTCTACGTGGACTTTGGTTTCGAGCACATCGAGGTGGCCTTCTCCAGCCGACCCGCCCAACGGGCCGGAAGCGATGAGGTATGGGACCTGGCCGAATCGCTCTTGCTCGAGGCGGCGTCCCGCTCGGGGTTGCACTGCCGCATGCAGCCCGGCGAGGGTGCCTTCTACGGACCCAAGCTGGAGTTCGTCTTGAAGGATCGCCTGGGACGCGACTGGCAATGCGGGACGATTCAACTCGACCTGGTGCTGCCGGAACGATTCGACCTGAGCTACGTGGACGCCTCGGGACAGAAGCGCCGGCCGATGATGCTCCACCGGGCCATGCTCGGAAGCCTGGAGCGCTTCATCGGCATCCTGCTGGAGCATCACGAGGGCGCGCTGCCCGCGTGGTTGGCTCCGGAGCAGGTGGTGGTGGCGCCCATCGGAGAAGAACCGGTGGACTTCGCCGAGCGCTTCGCCGCGAAGCTGCGCGAGGCGGACTGCCGCGTGAGCGTGGATGCGCGGGCCGAGTCGTTGTCACGGAAGATCGTCGACGCGCATCAGGCGGGCGTGCCCTGGCTCGTGGTGGTGGGCCGGCGCGAGGTGGAGAAGAACGCCGTGCGGTTGCGGCGGAGGGACGGAGGACAGGAGGATCTGTCCCTGGACGACGCGGTGGCACGGCTCGTCGCCGAGTGCCGTCCCGCGGCGGCCTCGTGA
- a CDS encoding glutaminyl-peptide cyclotransferase encodes MKLRHATVAAVLILVGVSCRNERQASGSVPVEGFEVLQSWPHDPRAFTQGLVYRDGRLYEGTGLNGQSNLREVELETGRVLRRVNLESQHFGEGLAMLGDKLYQLTWRSHVGFIYDAKTFAPVGRFDYPTEGWGLTDDGTSLILSDGTSTLRFLDPTTFKVQRTLKVTDGGREISRLNELEYIHGEIYANQWGSDFLVRIDPATGQLKGWIDLTGLLPPEQRTGNEDVLNGIAYDAAQDRLLVTGKYWPRLFAIRAVPR; translated from the coding sequence ATGAAACTCCGACATGCGACTGTGGCCGCCGTCCTAATCCTCGTTGGAGTGTCCTGCCGGAACGAGCGCCAGGCCTCGGGGAGCGTCCCCGTGGAGGGCTTCGAGGTGCTCCAGAGCTGGCCCCATGATCCGCGCGCGTTCACGCAGGGACTCGTCTATCGGGATGGCCGTCTGTACGAGGGAACGGGCCTCAACGGCCAGTCGAACCTGCGCGAGGTGGAGCTCGAAACGGGCCGCGTCCTGCGCCGCGTCAATCTCGAGTCCCAGCATTTCGGGGAAGGGCTCGCGATGTTGGGGGACAAGCTGTACCAGCTCACATGGCGCTCGCACGTGGGCTTCATCTACGACGCGAAGACGTTCGCGCCCGTGGGACGTTTCGACTACCCCACCGAGGGCTGGGGGCTCACCGACGACGGCACCTCCCTCATCCTCAGCGACGGCACCAGCACCCTGCGCTTCCTGGATCCCACCACGTTCAAGGTCCAGCGCACCCTCAAGGTGACCGACGGCGGCCGCGAGATCTCCCGGCTCAACGAGCTGGAGTACATCCACGGGGAGATCTACGCGAACCAGTGGGGCAGCGACTTCCTCGTGCGGATCGACCCGGCCACGGGGCAGCTGAAGGGATGGATCGATCTCACGGGGCTGCTCCCGCCCGAGCAACGCACGGGGAACGAGGACGTGCTCAACGGCATCGCCTACGACGCGGCCCAGGACCGGCTGCTGGTCACCGGCAAGTACTGGCCGAGGCTGTTCGCGATCCGCGCCGTGCCCCGGTAG
- a CDS encoding ankyrin repeat domain-containing protein yields the protein MKTETRNTRTMVTDDDVMALARKAFQHARAGEAAQLSWLLGAGLPANLSNERGDSLLMLASYHGHAEATRALLDHGADPERTNDRGQTPLAGAAFKGDLAMIRLLLDRGARVDGAGPDGKTALMFAAMFDKLEVVEELLSRGAEPGRMDADRRTALDYAQAMGARRTTQRLASPSA from the coding sequence ATGAAGACCGAGACCCGGAACACGCGGACGATGGTGACGGACGACGACGTGATGGCGCTCGCGCGCAAGGCGTTCCAACACGCCCGCGCGGGAGAGGCGGCTCAGCTCTCGTGGCTGCTCGGCGCGGGACTGCCCGCCAACCTGAGCAACGAGCGGGGCGACAGCCTGCTGATGCTCGCGAGCTACCACGGCCACGCGGAGGCCACCCGCGCCCTGCTCGATCACGGCGCCGACCCGGAGCGCACCAATGACCGGGGACAGACGCCACTGGCCGGAGCCGCCTTCAAGGGAGACCTCGCCATGATCCGGCTGCTGCTGGATCGCGGCGCCCGCGTCGATGGCGCGGGGCCCGACGGCAAGACGGCCCTCATGTTCGCGGCCATGTTCGACAAGCTCGAGGTGGTGGAGGAACTGCTCTCGCGCGGCGCCGAGCCCGGACGCATGGACGCCGACCGTCGCACGGCGCTCGACTACGCTCAGGCCATGGGCGCACGGCGCACCACGCAACGGCTCGCGAGTCCTTCGGCTTGA
- a CDS encoding D-alanine--D-alanine ligase yields MGKRVGVLMGGWGEEREISLKTGEAMVAALEARGHEVVRVFAGPGLDRTLRAASLDVAVLALHGRMGEDGKVQGLLELMGVPYTGSGLLASALAMNKPMAKKLFRLHNLPTPHGYSVGRSEVSRVLQLHGDLGFPCVVKPACGGSSVGLAVVRESGALGPAVERASHFGGEALVERLAHGREVTVGILGDEVLGSCEIATPREGFDFDAKYKGGSRYFLPARLSPTRLGNVEALALAAYRALGCRGYGRVDLICSDEDNDVVLEVNTLPGMTPTSLLPKIAAARGLDFPSLMERILALATRDEGDGVGEVSRPLEEVRRAAG; encoded by the coding sequence ATGGGCAAGCGCGTGGGTGTACTGATGGGCGGCTGGGGCGAGGAGCGGGAGATTTCCTTGAAGACCGGCGAGGCCATGGTGGCGGCGCTGGAGGCTCGCGGCCACGAGGTGGTGCGGGTCTTCGCCGGACCCGGGCTGGACCGGACCTTGCGCGCGGCGTCGCTCGACGTGGCCGTGCTCGCGCTGCACGGCCGCATGGGCGAGGACGGCAAGGTGCAGGGCCTGCTGGAGTTGATGGGTGTGCCCTACACGGGCTCGGGGCTGCTGGCGTCCGCGCTGGCGATGAACAAGCCCATGGCCAAGAAGCTCTTCCGGTTGCACAACCTGCCCACGCCCCATGGCTACTCCGTGGGTCGATCGGAAGTCTCCCGGGTCCTGCAACTGCACGGCGACCTGGGCTTTCCCTGCGTGGTGAAGCCCGCGTGCGGGGGCTCGTCGGTGGGGCTCGCCGTGGTGCGCGAGTCTGGAGCGCTCGGGCCCGCCGTGGAGCGCGCGAGCCACTTCGGGGGCGAGGCCCTGGTGGAGCGCCTGGCGCACGGCCGCGAGGTGACGGTGGGCATCCTCGGAGACGAGGTGCTCGGCTCCTGCGAGATCGCCACGCCGCGCGAGGGCTTCGACTTCGACGCCAAGTACAAGGGGGGCTCGCGCTATTTCCTGCCCGCGCGTCTGTCTCCCACGCGTCTGGGCAACGTGGAGGCCCTGGCGCTCGCCGCGTACCGGGCCCTGGGGTGCCGAGGTTATGGACGCGTTGATCTGATCTGCTCGGACGAGGACAACGACGTGGTGCTCGAGGTGAACACCCTGCCGGGCATGACGCCCACGAGCCTGCTGCCGAAGATCGCCGCGGCGCGGGGCCTGGATTTTCCCTCGCTGATGGAGCGCATCCTGGCGCTCGCCACGCGCGACGAAGGGGATGGGGTGGGGGAGGTGTCCCGGCCCCTGGAGGAGGTGCGGCGCGCGGCGGGTTGA
- a CDS encoding class I SAM-dependent methyltransferase, which yields MPMLRAMRYLLTAALFSLAGCAHKAPEPASPPSSASGAAASSAQAIIDAPDRLEADRALDKGRHPAALLEFVGVQPGMKVAELMAGGGYTTELLARAVGPQGVVYGQNPKVVLERFAEKPWSERLARPINQNVVRVDREFEEPLPPEATGLDAVVSNIIYHDIVWIGGDRAKMNAAIFRALKPGGAYIVIDSSARPGTGVSDVQTLHRIDEQVVRDEVLAAGFQLGEESKVWRNPEDTRDWSSSPGAAGERRGTSDRFALKFIKPQ from the coding sequence ATGCCTATGCTCCGCGCCATGCGCTACCTCCTCACCGCCGCGTTGTTCTCCCTCGCGGGCTGCGCCCACAAGGCGCCCGAGCCCGCTTCCCCTCCCTCCTCCGCCTCGGGGGCCGCCGCCTCCTCGGCGCAAGCCATCATCGACGCCCCGGATCGGCTCGAGGCCGATCGTGCCCTGGACAAGGGCCGTCATCCCGCGGCCCTGCTCGAGTTCGTGGGTGTCCAGCCCGGTATGAAGGTCGCCGAGTTGATGGCGGGTGGCGGCTACACCACGGAACTGCTGGCTCGGGCCGTGGGCCCCCAGGGGGTCGTCTATGGCCAGAATCCGAAGGTCGTCCTCGAGCGCTTCGCCGAGAAGCCCTGGAGCGAGCGACTGGCCCGGCCCATCAACCAGAACGTGGTCCGCGTCGATCGTGAGTTCGAGGAGCCGCTGCCGCCCGAGGCCACTGGGCTGGACGCCGTGGTCAGCAACATCATCTACCACGACATCGTGTGGATCGGCGGCGACCGCGCCAAGATGAACGCGGCCATCTTCCGCGCGCTCAAGCCCGGCGGGGCCTACATCGTCATCGATTCGAGCGCCAGGCCCGGCACCGGTGTGAGCGACGTCCAGACGCTGCACCGCATCGACGAGCAGGTGGTGCGCGACGAGGTGCTCGCTGCGGGCTTCCAACTCGGCGAGGAGAGCAAGGTGTGGCGCAATCCCGAGGACACTCGGGACTGGAGCTCCAGCCCGGGCGCCGCGGGCGAGCGCCGTGGCACCAGCGACCGCTTCGCGCTGAAGTTCATCAAGCCCCAGTAA
- a CDS encoding LysR substrate-binding domain-containing protein — translation MPSLNDISLRQLEYVVAVADLLGFRKAAEHCHVSQPALSAQIQQLEEVLGVKLFERDKRRVMLTAAGEELVARARRVLTETGDILSAASRLSDPFAGILQLGVIPTVAPYVLPEVVPAVMKKYPHLKLRLREEKTELLVRGLEEGRLDAALVALDAELGDVEQAVIAEDPFVVAAPPGHPVVKKAQVPLRDLDEENVLLLEDGHCFRSQALALCRRVGAHEVDFRATSLTTLAQMVMSGEGSITLLPALAVPLENRLGQLAIRPLTPAPSRTLALVWRPGYPRADALQALADTLRAAWPKSRELAKRS, via the coding sequence ATGCCTTCCCTCAACGACATCTCCCTGCGGCAGCTCGAATATGTCGTCGCCGTGGCCGATCTGCTCGGCTTCCGGAAAGCGGCCGAGCACTGCCACGTCTCCCAGCCCGCCCTGAGCGCGCAGATCCAACAATTGGAGGAAGTGCTGGGGGTGAAGCTCTTCGAGCGGGACAAGCGCCGGGTGATGCTGACCGCGGCGGGCGAGGAACTGGTGGCGCGCGCCCGGCGGGTGCTCACCGAGACGGGCGACATCCTCTCGGCGGCCTCCCGGCTGTCCGACCCGTTCGCGGGCATCCTCCAACTGGGGGTCATTCCCACCGTGGCGCCCTACGTGCTGCCCGAGGTGGTACCCGCCGTGATGAAGAAGTACCCGCACCTGAAGCTGCGGCTGCGCGAGGAGAAGACGGAATTGCTCGTGCGGGGCCTGGAAGAGGGGAGGCTGGACGCGGCCCTGGTGGCGCTCGACGCGGAATTGGGAGACGTGGAGCAAGCCGTCATCGCGGAGGATCCCTTCGTCGTCGCCGCGCCTCCTGGACACCCGGTGGTGAAGAAGGCGCAGGTGCCGCTGCGTGACCTGGATGAGGAGAACGTGCTGCTCCTGGAGGACGGCCACTGCTTTCGCAGCCAGGCGCTCGCGCTGTGCCGGCGCGTGGGCGCACACGAGGTGGACTTCCGCGCCACGAGCCTCACCACGCTCGCGCAGATGGTGATGTCGGGGGAGGGGAGCATCACGTTGTTGCCCGCGCTCGCGGTGCCCTTGGAGAACCGGCTCGGGCAGCTGGCGATACGGCCCCTGACGCCCGCGCCGAGCCGCACGCTCGCCCTGGTGTGGCGTCCGGGCTATCCCCGGGCCGATGCGCTCCAGGCGCTCGCGGACACCCTGCGCGCCGCTTGGCCCAAGTCCCGGGAATTGGCGAAGCGCTCCTGA
- the gspC gene encoding type II secretion system protein GspC translates to MNLLLRRAFPALSLLCVACACLMLALALNSVVDAWMQPPPPALDTVVRKMPPRQEEMPTPLALAPLRRYLGLPEKLRREVIPAPDDTHAVPTRSDLRLLGTMIGTHSFASVFENPARRTRSVWLGEEFDGSRVVAIERTRVLLSREGQLEAIEFQPTNAPVAPRPAVSNSSIQQVGPESYEISRQEVAHSLANINQVAMQARVAPAFQDGVAKGFKLFSVRPDSLFTRLGLRNGDTLRRINGLSLDSAEHALEAYARLRDASRIELEVERDGQVLHQTYTVRG, encoded by the coding sequence ATGAACCTCCTCCTCCGCCGTGCCTTTCCCGCCCTCTCCCTGCTCTGCGTGGCCTGCGCGTGTCTGATGCTCGCCCTCGCGCTGAACTCCGTGGTGGATGCCTGGATGCAGCCCCCTCCTCCCGCTTTGGACACGGTCGTCCGGAAGATGCCTCCGCGCCAGGAGGAGATGCCCACGCCCCTCGCCCTCGCACCGCTGCGCCGCTACCTCGGGCTTCCGGAGAAGCTGCGCCGGGAAGTCATCCCCGCTCCCGACGACACACACGCCGTGCCCACGCGCTCGGACCTGCGGCTGCTGGGCACGATGATTGGCACCCACAGCTTCGCCTCCGTGTTCGAGAACCCGGCCCGGCGCACGCGCTCGGTGTGGCTGGGCGAGGAATTCGATGGGTCGCGGGTGGTCGCCATCGAGCGCACCCGGGTCCTGCTGTCGCGCGAGGGACAACTCGAGGCCATCGAGTTCCAGCCGACCAATGCCCCCGTCGCTCCCAGGCCCGCTGTCTCGAACTCGTCCATCCAGCAGGTGGGCCCCGAGTCCTACGAGATTTCCCGCCAGGAAGTGGCCCACTCGCTCGCCAACATCAACCAGGTCGCCATGCAGGCCCGGGTGGCCCCCGCCTTCCAGGATGGAGTGGCCAAGGGCTTCAAGCTGTTCTCCGTCCGCCCGGACTCCCTCTTCACGCGGCTCGGCCTGCGCAATGGAGACACCCTGCGTCGCATCAACGGCCTGTCCCTGGACAGCGCGGAGCACGCACTCGAGGCCTACGCGCGCCTGCGCGACGCCTCGCGCATCGAGCTGGAAGTGGAGCGGGACGGACAGGTGCTGCACCAGACGTACACGGTCCGGGGTTGA